The Anopheles coluzzii chromosome 2, AcolN3, whole genome shotgun sequence genome window below encodes:
- the LOC120949179 gene encoding protein nervous wreck isoform X4, protein MGKALHMSGSLPNLPAPPERAGRRRKLMNRYYQRQGNYTKFLKNLHTEQLAKLALKNQNECELLEDIRQFTLKRSAIEKSYSEALLKISSAYLNKKQACIPEIKMDGADEKWNMWSVWQTVLEENEKLARARLAAVEVFQQQIADEAKVLRSTKLNSSKRCIENLAVVQKELQNSVTDVDKTKKIYFDEEHSAHDVRDKARDIEEKLKKKKGSFFQSITSLQKNSARVTSRKEQLEEKSTGARNDYILSLAAANAHQNRYFTIDLQTTMATMENYVYERVADYLALIGRTELLTCSATQNSFGKIRDQAQQLTREYNLQCCYLYYPVLKQHIQYEFEPCDNDQVRKITADHESAADTLSREGKRWAGRVARESNVIRECARKLAVCTALREAGHRTDPNDQNGPDLETKIEEFRENIRKSEIAKAKAEARLECLRIGGINVDEWIQEAETLSVQEMPRSASSLSMRTDASGQGENPSSDSFYDSDNAEQDQPVSESSPAPKQPEPASDEFTADSDDDEEFGVEQERQKIEQISHGWDDPIQVDWGAEEAATAAASSQVASQESSTTAAQPREPAGQTFKCTALYSYTAQNPDELTIVESEQLEVVGEGDGDGWLRARNYRGEEGFVPHNYLDVERDTPVDTHTPAQLSSQISFSSVDYTVDNEDQDPMQDSGQSPDQISVISAPRKVNNQLYCVALYDYDATAEDELTFEEGQIIKLITKSPHGVDDGWWEGELMGKIGNFPSLVVEECDENGEPLTDAEDESPPPSAPPTFAAPAPPPPMILHEATPPEGQSPNLTNEGPAIDKFEFEMNNVQHEQYGTQFSAPPPSQPPPGRGGRYHGGGISTRGYRISRGRSGTSSSTSSYC, encoded by the exons ATGGGAAAGGCGCTGCACATGTCGGGCTCGCTGCCCAATTTACCAGCCCCACCGGAGCGGGCAGGAAGGCGCCGGAAGCTGATGAATCGATACTACCAGCGGCAG gGCAATTACACAAAGTTTCTGAAGAACCTGCACACGGAGCAGCTGGCCAAGCTAGCGCTCAAGAATCAGAATGAGTGCGAGCTGCTGGAAGACATCCGGCAGTTTACGCTCAAGCGGTCCGCCATCGAGAAGTCATACAGCGAGGCCCTGCTCAAGATATCGTCCGCGTACCTGAACAAAAAGCAGGCATGCATACCGGAGATCAAGATGGACGGTGCGGATGAGAAATG GAACATGTGGAGCGTGTGGCAAACGGTGCTGGAGGAGAACGAAAAGTTGGCCCGCGCTCGGCTTGCCGCCGTCGAGGTGTTCCAGCAGCAGATCGCGGACGAGGCGAAGGTGCTCCGCAGCACCAAGCTGAACAGCAGCAAGCGCTGCATCGAGAACCTTGCCGTGGTGCAGAAAGAGCTGCAAAACTCGGTGACCGACGTGGACAAGACGAAGAAGATCTACTTCGACGAGGAGCACAGCGCACACGATGTGCGCGACAAGGCGCGCGACATCGAGGAGaagctgaagaagaagaagggctCCTTCTTCCAGTCGATCACGTCGCTGCAGAAGAACAGTGCGCGCGTGACGTCGCGCAAGGAGCAGCTGGAGGAGAAGTCGACGGGCGCCCGCAACGACTACATCCTCAGCCTGGCGGCGGCCAACGCGCACCAGAACCGGTACTTCACCATCGACCTGCAGACGACGATGGCGACGATGGAGAACTACGTGTACGAGCGGGTGGCCGACTATCTGGCACTGATCGGCCGCACCGAGCTGCTGACCTGCTCGGCCACGCAGAACTCGTTCGGCAAGATACGCGACCAGGCGCAGCAGCTGACGCGCGAGTACAACCTGCAGTGCTGCTACCTGTACTATCCGGTGCTGAAGCAGCACATCCAGTACGAGTTCGAGCCGTGCGATAACGATCAGGTGCGCAAGATTACGGCGGACCATGAGTCGGCCGCCGACACGCTTAGCCGCGAGGGCAAGCGCTGGGCGGGTCGGGTGGCGCGCGAAAGCAACGTCATCCGGGAGTGTGCGCGCAAGCTGGCGGTGTGTACGGCGCTCCGCGAGGCGGGCCACCGGACCGATCCGAACGACCAGAATGGGCCGGACCTGGAGACGAAGATTGAGGAGTTCCGCGAAAACATACGCAAGTCGGAAATTGCCAAGGCGAAGGCGGAAGCGCGGCTGGAGTGCCTGCGGATCGGCGGCATCAACGTGGACGAATGGATACAGGAGGCGGAAACGCTCAGCGTGCAGGAGATGCCGCGCTCGGCCAGCTCACTGTCGATGCGCACGGACGCGTCCGGTCAGGGG GAAAATCCCAGCTCGGACTCATTCTACGACAGCGACAATGCGGAGCAGGATCAGCCCGTCTCGGAGTCATCGCCCGCACCGAAGCAACCGGAGCCCGCATCGGACGAGTttacggctgacagcgatgatgatgagg AGTTTGGCGTAGAGCAGGAGCGGCAAAAGATTGAACAGATTTCCCACGGCTGGGACGATCCGATCCAGGTCGACTGGGGCGCGGAAGAGGCGGCAACGGCCGCAGCCAGCAGTCAGGTTGCGTCCCAGGAATCTTCGACAACCGCTGCACAGCCACGCGAACCGGCGGGCCAAACGTTCAAGTGCACTGCGCTGTACTCGTACACTGCCCAAAACCCGGACGAGCTAACCATAGTCGAGAGCGAACAGCTCGAGGTGGTCGGCGAGGGCGATGGGGATGGGTGGCTGCGGGCACGCAACTACCGCGGCGAGGAAGGTTTCGTGCCGCACAACTATCTCGACGTGGAGCGTGACACACCGGTCGATACGCACACACCTGCCCAGCTGTCGAGCCAGATTTCGTTCTCGTCCGTGGACTACACGGTGGACAACGAGGACCAGGATCCGATGCAGGACTCGGGCCAATCGCCGGACCAGATCTCGGTCATATCGGCCCCGCGCAAGGTCAACAATCAGCTGTACTGTGTGGCGTTGTACGATTACGATGCGACCGCTGAGGATGAGCTGACCTTCGAAGAGGGACAG ATTATCAAACTCATCACCAAGAGTCCTCACGGTGTGGACGATGGTTGGTGGGAAGGCGAATTGATGGGCAAGATCGGTAACTTCCCTTCGCTGGTGGTGGAAGAGTGCGACGAGAATGGTGAACCGCTGACCGATGCTGAGGACGAATCTCCGCCACCGTCGGCACCGCCAACGTTCGCTGCCCCGGCACCACCTCCGCCGATGATTCTGCATGAAGCAACACCTCCCGAAGGTCAAAGTCCAA ATTTGACCAACGAGGGACCAGCAATCGAcaagtttgagtttgagatgAACAACGTTCAACACGAGCAGTATGGAACTCAGTTCTCGGCCCCGCCACCATCACAGCCTCCACCGG GCCGAGGAGGCCGCTATCATGGAGGAGGAATCTCGACAAGGGGCTACCGCATCAGTCGCGGCCGCagcggcaccagcagcagcaccagcagctacTGCTAG